In Microbacterium pumilum, the following proteins share a genomic window:
- a CDS encoding YraN family protein — MAAKDELGRAGEDRAARYFEESGYRILSRNWRCRSGELDLVVTKGRDVVVVEVKTRRGDAFGHPFEAIDARKRLRLWRLAAAWMAAHPDELQGRRVRIDAVGLTGVDPATATLEHLVDVEVP, encoded by the coding sequence ATGGCAGCGAAGGACGAACTGGGGCGTGCCGGCGAAGACCGGGCCGCTCGATACTTCGAGGAGAGCGGCTACCGCATCCTCTCCCGCAACTGGCGGTGCCGATCCGGCGAGCTCGACCTGGTGGTGACCAAAGGACGGGACGTCGTCGTCGTCGAGGTGAAGACTCGGCGCGGCGACGCATTCGGGCATCCCTTCGAAGCGATCGACGCGCGCAAACGCCTGCGCCTGTGGCGACTCGCGGCGGCCTGGATGGCGGCTCACCCCGATGAGCTGCAAGGGCGGCGGGTGCGGATCGATGCGGTGGGTCTGACGGGTGTCGATCCCGCGACGGCGACGCTAGAGCACCTGGTCGATGTGGAGGTGCCGTGA
- the pyk gene encoding pyruvate kinase yields MRRAKIIATLGPSTESYETIVRLVDAGVDVARLNLSHGHRSEHELAYAHVRRASEETGRAVGVLVDLQGPKIRLGRFADGPHLLAPGDEFTITTEDVVGTKDVATTSYAHLAADVEPGDAILVNDGRVRLRVLDTDGVRVRTEVVVGGEISNNKGINLPGVSVSMPPLTEKDESDLRWALRLGADIVALSFVRSAKDAHRARVIMAEEGRDVPLIAKIQLPQAVESLQEIIDIFDGVMVTRGDLGVELPLEAVPIVQKRAIELARRWAKPVIVATQLLDSMIVNPVPTRAETSDVANAVVDGADAVMLSGETSVGAHPVTVVETMARIISSTEDHGLDRIPPLGTKPRTQAGAITLAAVEVAEFVNAKYLCVFSQGGDTARRMSRLRHAIPIVSFTDLPGTRNRNALLWGVHTLLVPRGNSTDELMAILDDSLLGQGLAQVGDRVIVTAGAPPGIAGSTNNVRVHVVGTGASETL; encoded by the coding sequence ATGCGCCGCGCCAAGATCATCGCCACCCTCGGCCCCTCCACCGAGTCGTACGAGACCATCGTGCGGCTCGTGGACGCGGGAGTGGATGTCGCGCGCCTGAATCTGAGCCATGGACATCGGTCCGAACACGAGCTGGCCTACGCGCATGTGCGTCGCGCAAGCGAGGAGACCGGTCGCGCGGTCGGAGTGCTGGTGGATCTGCAGGGTCCGAAGATCCGCTTGGGAAGGTTCGCCGATGGCCCGCACCTCCTCGCGCCGGGTGACGAGTTCACGATCACGACCGAGGACGTCGTGGGTACGAAGGATGTCGCTACCACGTCGTATGCGCACCTGGCGGCAGACGTCGAACCGGGCGATGCGATCCTCGTCAACGACGGAAGGGTGCGCCTCCGGGTGCTCGACACCGACGGTGTGCGGGTCCGCACCGAGGTGGTCGTCGGGGGAGAGATCTCGAACAACAAGGGCATCAACCTGCCCGGCGTGTCCGTCAGCATGCCGCCGCTCACCGAAAAGGACGAGTCCGACCTGCGCTGGGCACTTCGACTCGGCGCCGACATCGTCGCGCTCTCATTCGTGCGAAGCGCGAAAGACGCGCACCGCGCTCGCGTCATCATGGCCGAGGAGGGACGCGACGTCCCCCTCATCGCGAAGATCCAGCTGCCGCAGGCCGTCGAGAGCCTGCAGGAGATCATCGACATCTTCGACGGCGTCATGGTCACGCGCGGGGATCTCGGCGTTGAGCTGCCACTCGAGGCCGTGCCCATCGTGCAGAAGCGGGCGATCGAGCTTGCACGGCGGTGGGCCAAGCCGGTCATCGTGGCCACCCAGCTGCTCGACTCGATGATCGTGAATCCGGTTCCGACGCGGGCGGAGACCAGCGATGTCGCGAACGCGGTCGTGGACGGTGCGGACGCCGTCATGCTCTCGGGCGAGACGAGCGTGGGCGCGCATCCGGTGACCGTGGTCGAGACCATGGCGCGAATCATCTCTTCGACCGAGGATCACGGGCTCGACCGCATCCCGCCCCTCGGGACGAAGCCCCGCACGCAGGCCGGGGCGATCACGCTCGCCGCGGTGGAGGTCGCCGAGTTCGTCAATGCGAAGTACCTGTGCGTCTTCAGTCAGGGGGGCGACACTGCTCGCCGGATGTCGCGGCTTCGGCATGCGATCCCCATCGTCTCGTTCACCGATCTGCCCGGCACGCGCAACCGCAACGCCCTGCTCTGGGGTGTCCACACGCTCCTCGTGCCGCGCGGAAACAGCACGGACGAGCTCATGGCGATCCTCGATGACAGCCTTCTCGGCCAGGGCCTGGCGCAGGTGGGCGACCGCGTGATCGTGACGGCCGGGGCGCCTCCAGGGATCGCCGGCTCGACGAACAACGTGCGCGTCCACGTGGTCGGGACGGGGGCGAGCGAGACGCTCTGA
- a CDS encoding ribonuclease HII: protein MTVTEPRLTLERRLLREYPIVIACDEVGRGALAGPVAVGAVVVDAPRARKRVPQGLRDSKLVPEPKRAEVAARAASWVSANAVGWASSVEIDEVGIMRALGLATIRALADLRAHGVLPEEAIVILDGNYDYITPAGARGLVVRPVIKADRDCASAAAASVIAKVARDALMTGLHDELPAYNWARNKGYASPDHREAIQEHGLSRHHRSSWAIADWPTLF from the coding sequence GTGACTGTCACGGAGCCGCGCCTGACGCTCGAGCGAAGGCTCCTGCGGGAGTATCCGATCGTCATCGCGTGCGACGAGGTGGGCCGCGGTGCGCTGGCCGGCCCGGTCGCGGTCGGGGCTGTCGTCGTCGACGCGCCACGTGCACGCAAGCGCGTGCCGCAGGGACTCAGAGACTCGAAGCTCGTGCCCGAGCCGAAGCGCGCCGAGGTCGCTGCGCGCGCGGCGTCGTGGGTATCGGCGAACGCGGTGGGCTGGGCGAGCTCGGTCGAGATCGACGAGGTCGGCATCATGCGGGCGCTCGGACTCGCGACGATCCGCGCACTGGCGGACCTGCGTGCTCACGGGGTGCTCCCAGAAGAGGCGATCGTCATCCTCGACGGCAATTACGACTACATCACCCCTGCCGGAGCACGCGGGCTCGTCGTGCGTCCGGTGATCAAGGCCGACCGCGACTGCGCGAGTGCGGCTGCGGCATCCGTCATCGCCAAAGTGGCGCGCGATGCCCTCATGACGGGGCTCCACGACGAGCTGCCCGCATACAACTGGGCGCGAAACAAGGGCTATGCGAGTCCTGACCACCGGGAGGCGATCCAGGAGCACGGACTGAGCCGGCACCACCGGTCGTCGTGGGCGATCGCGGACTGGCCGACGCTGTTCTGA
- the lepB gene encoding signal peptidase I: MTTEQTAPAGEVPSDRPTREATKSRRRRSSLAFLRDVLLIVLVAVLVSFLVKTFVVRSFYIPSGSMEDTLLINDRILVDEITPRFGEYDHGDIVVFQDPGGWLPPTTEPVRPPIVEGIDWVLSVVGLSAPDSDDHLVKRIIGLPGDHVVCCNALGQITINGVPIDETAYVKLPAEDAAVSADPFDVVVPEGSLWVLGDNRYRSKDSRYNRDQPGQGFVPIDNVVGRAFVITWPLNRIGALDFHHDVFAGVPEPVGQDSGG, translated from the coding sequence ATGACGACCGAACAGACGGCCCCGGCGGGGGAGGTTCCGTCGGATCGGCCGACTCGTGAGGCGACCAAATCGAGGCGGCGTCGCAGCTCGCTCGCCTTCCTGCGGGACGTCCTGCTCATCGTGCTGGTCGCAGTGCTTGTGTCGTTCCTCGTCAAGACGTTCGTCGTCCGATCGTTCTACATCCCATCCGGTTCGATGGAGGACACGCTCCTCATCAACGACCGGATCCTCGTAGACGAGATCACGCCGCGCTTCGGCGAGTACGACCACGGCGACATCGTCGTCTTCCAAGATCCCGGAGGCTGGCTGCCACCGACCACCGAGCCGGTCCGCCCGCCGATCGTCGAGGGGATCGACTGGGTGCTCTCCGTGGTCGGCCTGTCGGCTCCCGACAGCGACGATCACCTCGTCAAGCGCATCATCGGACTTCCGGGCGATCACGTCGTCTGCTGCAACGCGCTGGGTCAGATCACCATCAACGGCGTGCCGATCGACGAGACGGCCTACGTGAAGCTGCCCGCGGAGGATGCTGCAGTCTCGGCCGACCCGTTCGACGTGGTGGTCCCCGAAGGGAGCCTCTGGGTGCTCGGCGACAACCGCTACCGATCCAAGGACTCGCGGTACAACCGCGACCAGCCCGGGCAGGGATTCGTGCCGATCGACAATGTCGTAGGACGCGCGTTCGTGATCACCTGGCCCCTGAACCGCATCGGTGCCCTCGACTTCCACCACGACGTGTTCGCCGGCGTGCCCGAGCCCGTCGGGCAGGATTCCGGCGGGTGA
- a CDS encoding YifB family Mg chelatase-like AAA ATPase encodes MTVARTWSVALVGVDGERVEVEADLSKQTPEFKIIGLPDKALGEAVQRVHNACANSGLPLPRRRLTVNLSPASLPKHGSGFDVAIAIASLATEVPMDAASVASTVHLGELGLDGRLRPIPGILPAVVAAERAGHRRVVVPHANRAEAELVAGVEVLGAVNLAQVAAWHGATVEVPDVEPVGAGADEPAAPEDLDLADVIGQREAVEALVTAAAGGHHLLMCGPPGAGKTMLARRLPGILPELDDRAALTAASIRSLSGVPVTVLSRTPPFEAPHHTMSVAALVGGGSRVVRPGAIARATEGILFLDEAGEFQGSALDALRQPLESGTITIHRASATAQFPARFQLVLATNPCPCGDYGIRGGTCTCAPAAIRRYLGRLSGPLLDRMDIELTLARVSVAQAGARHDSTTTAIARSRVAEARERAARRLAITPWRLNAHLPGGWLRDGPGAPPAMVRRPLDAALNRGALTLRGYDRVLRVAWTLADLDGSPQLSADHIGRALFLKKGIAL; translated from the coding sequence GTGACGGTCGCACGGACGTGGTCAGTCGCGCTCGTCGGTGTCGACGGCGAGCGTGTCGAGGTCGAAGCCGACCTCTCGAAGCAGACCCCCGAGTTCAAGATCATCGGATTGCCCGACAAGGCACTCGGCGAAGCCGTGCAGCGCGTGCACAACGCCTGTGCGAACAGCGGTCTGCCTCTGCCGCGTCGCCGTCTGACGGTCAACCTCTCGCCGGCAAGCCTTCCCAAGCACGGGTCGGGCTTCGACGTCGCCATCGCGATCGCGTCGCTCGCGACAGAAGTGCCGATGGATGCCGCATCCGTAGCCTCGACGGTCCACCTGGGCGAGCTGGGGCTCGACGGGCGGCTGAGGCCTATCCCGGGCATCCTGCCCGCCGTCGTCGCTGCGGAGCGAGCTGGACACCGACGGGTCGTCGTTCCCCACGCCAACCGGGCAGAGGCTGAACTGGTCGCAGGCGTGGAGGTGCTCGGCGCCGTGAACCTCGCTCAGGTCGCGGCATGGCACGGTGCCACGGTGGAGGTGCCGGACGTCGAGCCGGTCGGCGCGGGAGCGGACGAGCCGGCCGCGCCCGAAGACCTCGACCTCGCCGACGTCATCGGCCAGCGCGAGGCGGTCGAGGCTCTGGTCACGGCGGCGGCCGGCGGGCACCATCTGCTCATGTGCGGACCGCCCGGGGCGGGCAAGACCATGCTCGCCCGACGGCTGCCCGGCATCCTTCCCGAGCTCGATGACCGGGCAGCGCTGACGGCCGCGTCGATACGCAGCCTTTCCGGTGTGCCGGTGACGGTCCTGTCGCGGACGCCTCCCTTCGAGGCGCCCCACCACACGATGAGCGTGGCAGCCCTGGTCGGGGGCGGATCCCGCGTTGTGCGACCGGGCGCGATCGCACGTGCAACGGAGGGCATCCTGTTCCTCGACGAGGCGGGGGAGTTCCAGGGGAGTGCGCTGGACGCCCTGCGGCAGCCACTCGAGTCCGGCACGATCACGATCCATCGGGCGAGCGCGACGGCGCAGTTCCCGGCGCGCTTCCAGCTCGTGCTCGCCACGAATCCCTGTCCGTGCGGCGATTACGGCATCCGCGGGGGCACGTGCACGTGCGCGCCCGCCGCGATTCGACGCTACCTGGGCCGCCTCTCCGGCCCGCTGCTCGACCGCATGGACATCGAATTGACGCTCGCCCGCGTCTCGGTGGCCCAGGCCGGAGCTCGGCATGACTCCACGACGACGGCGATCGCGCGGTCGCGAGTCGCCGAAGCCAGGGAACGCGCGGCGCGGCGACTTGCCATCACGCCGTGGCGTCTCAACGCCCACCTGCCGGGTGGCTGGCTGCGAGACGGGCCAGGAGCCCCGCCGGCGATGGTGCGCCGTCCGCTGGATGCCGCACTGAATCGCGGCGCCCTGACCTTGCGAGGCTACGACCGCGTGCTGCGCGTCGCCTGGACGCTCGCAGATCTCGACGGCAGCCCGCAACTCAGCGCGGATCACATCGGCCGCGCCCTGTTCCTCAAGAAGGGAATCGCGCTATGA
- the map gene encoding type I methionyl aminopeptidase has protein sequence MIELRTPAEIEAMKPAGRFVAETLATLRDETKVGTNLLAIDRHAHDLIRRAGAESCYIDYHPSFGARPFGKVICTSVNDAVLHGLPFDYALRDGDLVSLDFAVSVDGWVADSAVSFVVGTPRDEDLALIDTTERALDAAIGAAVVGNRIGDISHAIAEVAHGDGYSINTDFGGHGVGRIMHGDPHVPNDGKAGRGYPLRAGLVVALEPWFLETTDELVTDPDGWTLRSVDGSRGAHAEHTVAMTEAGPIVLTDRSWLGVR, from the coding sequence ATGATCGAACTGCGCACGCCCGCTGAGATCGAGGCGATGAAGCCCGCAGGGCGCTTCGTCGCGGAGACCCTCGCGACGCTTCGCGATGAGACGAAGGTCGGCACCAACCTGCTGGCGATCGACCGTCATGCCCACGATCTGATCCGTCGTGCCGGCGCCGAATCCTGCTACATCGACTATCACCCCTCATTCGGAGCGCGTCCGTTCGGCAAGGTCATCTGCACCTCGGTCAACGATGCCGTCCTGCACGGCCTGCCTTTCGACTACGCGTTGCGTGACGGCGATCTCGTCTCACTGGACTTCGCGGTGTCGGTCGACGGCTGGGTCGCCGATTCCGCCGTCTCGTTCGTCGTCGGCACACCCCGCGACGAGGACCTCGCGCTCATCGACACGACCGAGCGGGCGCTGGACGCCGCGATCGGGGCGGCCGTCGTCGGAAACCGCATCGGCGACATCTCGCACGCGATCGCCGAGGTCGCGCACGGCGATGGGTACTCCATCAACACGGACTTCGGCGGCCACGGCGTCGGCCGCATCATGCACGGCGATCCGCATGTGCCCAACGACGGCAAGGCCGGACGCGGCTACCCGCTGCGGGCAGGGCTCGTCGTCGCACTCGAGCCGTGGTTCCTCGAGACGACCGACGAACTCGTCACAGACCCGGACGGCTGGACGCTGCGCAGCGTCGACGGTTCCCGCGGCGCCCACGCCGAGCACACCGTCGCGATGACCGAGGCAGGTCCGATCGTGCTCACCGACCGTTCCTGGCTCGGCGTGCGCTGA
- the rplS gene encoding 50S ribosomal protein L19: MQILDAVDAASLRSDIPVFAPGDNVKVHVNITEGNRSRIQVFQGVVIGRSGDGVRETFTVRKISFQVGVERTFPVHSPVIDHIEVVTRGDVRRAKLYYLRNLRGKKAKIKEKRDN; the protein is encoded by the coding sequence ATGCAGATCCTCGACGCTGTCGACGCGGCCTCCCTCCGCTCGGACATCCCCGTTTTCGCCCCTGGCGACAACGTGAAGGTGCACGTCAATATCACGGAGGGCAACCGCTCCCGTATCCAGGTCTTCCAGGGCGTCGTCATCGGCCGCTCGGGCGACGGCGTGCGCGAGACCTTCACCGTTCGCAAGATCAGCTTCCAGGTCGGCGTGGAGCGCACCTTCCCGGTGCACAGCCCGGTGATCGACCACATCGAGGTCGTCACCCGCGGTGATGTGCGTCGCGCGAAGCTGTACTACCTGCGCAACCTCCGTGGCAAGAAGGCCAAGATCAAGGAGAAGCGCGACAACTGA
- a CDS encoding DUF2469 domain-containing protein codes for MDDEVFEDYDRELELALYREYRDVVSQFQYVIETERRFYLANEVNVTRRDTEHDFYFEISMTDVWVWDIYRADRFVKSVRVLTFKDVNVEELSRRDFHLPEELSLDS; via the coding sequence ATGGATGACGAAGTCTTCGAGGACTATGACCGCGAGCTCGAACTCGCGCTCTACCGCGAGTACCGGGACGTCGTCTCGCAGTTCCAGTACGTGATCGAGACCGAACGGCGCTTCTACCTCGCGAATGAGGTGAACGTGACCCGTCGAGACACCGAACACGACTTCTACTTCGAGATCTCGATGACCGATGTGTGGGTGTGGGACATCTATCGCGCGGACCGCTTCGTGAAGTCGGTACGGGTCCTGACGTTCAAGGACGTCAACGTCGAGGAGCTCTCACGGCGCGACTTCCACCTGCCCGAGGAACTCTCGCTCGACAGCTGA
- a CDS encoding MFS transporter permease produces MWLRRAFYGWLIPAAFLLPLWLLVGWAVFNAGGWAFLWVLFLAIPGVFLWQLLLTLLVRARGTVRAHRAVSWWDVLGFAVWHVLVIALGFFNPAWWAPMMVVTILVGVGLFWLALWQLWREAKPSRMVLRTADGMAYLQPAEPGAPVEVQEVIVVSEKQSPPRV; encoded by the coding sequence ATGTGGCTGCGTCGCGCATTTTATGGCTGGCTCATCCCTGCCGCATTCCTTCTCCCTCTGTGGCTGCTGGTCGGCTGGGCGGTCTTCAACGCGGGAGGCTGGGCCTTCCTCTGGGTGCTGTTCCTCGCCATCCCGGGTGTCTTCCTCTGGCAGCTCCTGCTGACACTCCTCGTCCGAGCGCGAGGAACGGTGCGAGCGCATCGCGCGGTGTCGTGGTGGGATGTGCTCGGCTTCGCCGTCTGGCATGTCCTCGTGATCGCGCTCGGGTTCTTCAACCCCGCATGGTGGGCGCCCATGATGGTCGTGACGATCCTGGTGGGCGTGGGCCTCTTCTGGCTCGCGCTGTGGCAGCTCTGGCGCGAGGCCAAGCCGTCGCGGATGGTGCTCCGCACCGCGGACGGCATGGCCTACCTGCAGCCGGCGGAGCCGGGAGCGCCCGTCGAGGTCCAGGAGGTCATCGTCGTGAGCGAGAAGCAGAGCCCTCCTCGCGTCTGA